The DNA segment CTTTATCTCAAGTGGCAACAACATGCTTTtacttttacacttttactGACTGGCCCATTACAAATGATCACTGAAACAGGCAGGGATGCCacagttttagcattttttataATATAAAATTGTTTTCCTACTTGAACTGTGGACTCGTTGCTTCACTGTGCTCGCAGTCTTTGTGAAAGGTTGAAATAGTTTAATGATTCAACTACTCACCATATTTAATCCAGGCATCATTTCTTAACATAAAAGTTGATCATAAAGAAAAGAATTAAACAAATTCCAACTCTGACCTGATGATGGCGTAAGGCATCACTGTGATCTTAACCCTCTCTGTTAGTGGGAAGacatttaactacacatttaatccctgagatatctTAAATATAGATAAAGAAGTGTAATTTTAACAGCACACTATGTGATAAATGTGTAAAGTTACAGAAATAGTTCTGGGCTCACTGCCCAGACTATccaatatttatatttgtgtttgtgactggattttcaaaaacatttttttaagaacTGTAATTTCTACAATAAACAGTGacaaacaggaacttttctaccatttatttatttattatttaactaCTTTGGTGTAATTTGAGTCGCAGTGGGGAGGTCTTTGTAAGCAGAAAAAGGTGTAaaacctattaaaaaaaaggattaaaagtttaaaaatgtatgccCTCCttaacattttccaaagctgtccagtgggccGGATTGCAGTCTTTGCTGGGCCGATTCTGGCCCTTGGGCCTTGGGTTTGACACCCTTGGCCTAAGGGAATCAATAAGCTTATTCAATTTCCCTAAACTGAGCATGTATGAAAGTATGTCAGTTAAATGACAATCTAATCGTGGCTTAGATTTAAAGTCAGGCCATCCACTGTGGACAATGATTCTGCAAAGCTGTTGCGCTCTTCTGTTCTACATCGAATGGTAGACAAACCATCCAGCACATTCATACATGGACTATTAAAAATGGCCTGCATTATCCTTTTGAAATGTTTGGGGTTAAAATATACCGTGcactaaaacatgcaaaaacaccAGCGCGGAAGCAGGATATGTGGTTGTGGCTTTTTCATGAACAAGTAGTAAAGACCATCACCTTTATGCTGTCCAACTTAACCTCACACAAAAAGCACGCACTTTTATAGTAAATAAAGCAGCTTTGCTCTAACATCCCCTCCCTTCGTGTTTCCAGGAGAGTGAGAACCTGGAGAAGGAAAATGCCGCCCTGAGGAAGGAGGTGAAGCAGCTGACAGAGGAGGCCAAGTATCTGTCGTCTGTGCTGAGCAGCCACGAACCTCTGTGCACCGGCCTGGCTCCTCAGACCCCGGACCTCCTCTATCCTCCTCATCACAGCAGCTACAGCACCAGCCAAAAGTTTGGGGTGtatccaaacttttgactggcaCTGCACCACCGCCAGCAAATCGCTGTACCACACTACCAGCGCtaaccccctccccctcccaACTGACTACTGAAGATGTACTGCGAAACAGACGACTGACCTCAATGGAGAGAGACTGACTGGAGATATTTCAATCAGTGTTAAAAACCTGATCACAGAGTAACATGACAGACCAACGTGTCTGCCACACACGGCAGCCAAactgtaattatttatttcGCTTCTGCTCGTCTCTCTGCTTTTCTGATTTATTATCAGTAATCTATCTGTGAACTTAAATGGCTCATTGAGTAGAATTATCAGCCAGTCCATGTTTACACAGAGTGAAGAACCAACCTAGTATATAAATGTTGAAGTGACTCAGGCGATATTTTTGTAAATTGCATACTTTTAGTGTGAAGGAGAGCCACCTTTATCATCTCAcccaccttgttttgtttttgttttttcgttttgttttttgtgttgttcacTGTTTTAGTGTGTTACTGTTGATTGCTAATTCTCAGGACCTTTTGACAGATTTGATTGTGGACAAAGAGAATGTAAAGTCAAGATCCTAAGAAAAGAGGTTTTTCAGACTgtgtaccaaaaaaaaagaagcaattgTTGATGATGAAGAATTGGAACCTGGCGTTCAAAAGGTCTTGACTTCTGTTGATAAAGCTGATATGTGAGAAGAGCCAGCTGAtctatttattaaatgtaatgcCTTTTAGGATGATCACTGTgacctcttttttctttaagacagcAGAGTGTGTGACACCACCAGTGGTGCTGTGGTGTCACAGGAGCTTGTGACAGCATCCTGGAGGTCcctagatggcactgtttacCAGAATGAGATGCACGATTAAAGTAGCTTATATTAAGGAGAACATAGTATTTTGAAACCTTCCCTGTAtaactttactttttaaaaactttgtgagtgtgtgtgtgtgagtgtgtgtcctgGAGCACAGCTGAGCCTCTCGTGTCACCTCTCAGCCAGTTATTTCATAACTGCCTGCCCAAAATAAATGATGTTATCTGCAATGCTTTTAGAGTAAACAACTGCAATAAAAGTGATGATTACCAGCATGTTTTATAGTTCACACACTACTAAGATACCAGAGAACAAATGACGCGCAATTATGCGCGTTAGTGTCTATAATCTCGATGTTACAGCGTGTTCAGATACCacggagagagagaagagtttTATCTAAAACTCCGCCCTTGTGCATGAGCTTACCGAGTTCGTTTCAAGATCCCAACGCGGTCTTTTAAGTCCGGGTGGAGGGTTATAGTAGCCGGCTCTCCGACACGTGGTACCGATCGGGAAACTAAACTTCAGATAACTATTAAACTGGCAttaaatcatctgcagctcaaagtTTGTTAACTTTCCCAGGATCTGGGTGAAAGTTCGGGTACCAAAAATATCTTCAGTGCTCAGCCGGGAGGAAATGAACCGATAGATTTTGGAGACAGCCGCAAAAACATTGGAAGCTCGcctcttttaaaaactttttctctttctaagcatatatatttatgtaaaaCAGAGTGGAAAGGGAGCTTCTGCTGCTGAATACATATCGTGTTAGGCCTGACTTTCTTTTACGGTAGGTTAGACTTTCCTAAAGCGCTGAATGTTCCTCAATGAAAAAAGAGCGAATTCAGGTTCTTTCACTTTTGTTGAGTGTGGGTTAACAAAACCACAGCAGCTGAGTGCCAAGTTTATTCCCGATGAGTATTACTGAGGAGACCTAGAGGAACATGAGTGAGAAACAAGCGCTGGAAGACACTAAACCAAACGAGGATCAGAGTGTGTGGAAGGCGGACTCTGACAACCATGTCAAGCTGGAGGGGGGCGACGCTGCGAAGCCCAGCGACGTCTCAAGTGAAGGGAACGGCAGCGAAGGACTGCAAGCTACCCGTCTTTACCACCGACGATGGGTGATCGTCTTCTTGTTCAGCTTATATTCGCTGAGCAACTCTTACCAATGGATACAGTACAGCATTATCAGCAACATTTTCACCAAGTTCTACAGCGTCGATGATTTCACCATAGACTGGATGTCTATGATCTACATGCTCACATACATTCCCTTCATCTTCCCGGTAACCTGGCTGCTGGACAAAAAAGGGCTCCGGGTCATCGCCCTCGTCGCCACGGCGCTCAACTGCGCGGGGACGTGGATCAAAGTGGCCAGCGTCAGACCCAACCTGTTCTACGTGACATTCCTGGGACAGTTTTGCTGCTCTTTCGCGCAGGTCTTCATCCTCGGGATGCCATCTAGAATCGCGTCGGTGTGGTTTGGTTCAGAGGAAGTGTCCACTGCATGCTCCATCGGAGTCTTCGGGAATCAGGTAGGGTGTTCGATGCAAAGGCCGTCCTATAGTTGGAAAGTAGGTTAAATTAACGTTTAACCTACTTGAGAATGTATGGATCCTATGTTTAGGCTAATAATGCTAATAACTTGGACCCTGCCATATCTCCAAGCACGTTTGCGTAATTACGCACGTTTAAGTGACCATAGTGCATCACCAAGCAACAGTACTGGATGCTGGGGATGTGGGACAGCAACAATGCACACAGCGTGGACTGACATgcaagacaaaacaaagagctacaacaacaaaaactatgtGTCCTAATTTATATGTAACTTTTTAATGAGCGACAAAAAGTTTCCCAGACTCTTCCACTTTCAGGAgagtaatagtaatagtaatccCCATCCCAAAAGACaacaactatatatatatatatatatatatatatatatatatatatatatatatatatatatatatacaccttTATCTGCCTTTATGTGTCCAATGGCATGACTTAGGGGAGACATGAATTACAAGCTCCGTTGAATCTACTATTACCCTCAGACAGCAGTGCATTATGTAATAGATAAACCTAGGGCAAAAGTCTGGTCAGAAAGTACTGTACTCAGCGGCATGAACACATGCATAGATAGATAGCACTGCATTGGACTAAAGATGAGCTAAAAATCCATTAGTGTAGAAAACAAATTCAGAGGTGTAGAAGCATTCACGAGGAGACTGTTTTGAATGTGAATGTAcatatgaaataataaatattgaGCACTTCATGTAAGCAAGAGTTAACcaactatatatattttttccattttgttttaatgttgttttgcttttttacaaaaaatataCCCCCTCATAAAAGAGTTCATGAGCTGCCGATGTACCGCTATAAATTAGGAGCAACAGGGCAGTTGAAAATCACGTGAGCTGTCAAATCAGCACAAAGGAGTGCAAAGATCAGCAGTGTGCCTTTGGTATCATGAAATACCAAAGTATCAGACTTAACACTAAAAGTTTCTGAACAAGCAACGCTTGAGTCACATTAACATCAACTCCAAGCAAATATCACTGAAATGTCATCATTTCTTACTGGGAAACAGTTGGATACAATCTGAATAACTAAGAACAAACTGTTGTTCGCAATCTGGGAATCTGCAAACACCTCCCAAATAAActcaatttactttttttgtctcttttataaaacacaaacataacagATGCTTAAAAACCTGATTAGACCACTGTCTAACCCTCCAATACTTTTAATTGGATTCATTCTAAACTGCCTGGATATCAGTGCTTTTCATCCTATCACAGTAGTATAATCATATTCataatcatcataatcatcataatATCATAATCATCTAAATGGTTTGTTACATAAGGTTACACATTTAGTGCCCGCAATGCTGGATGAGCAGTTTGTTTCTCCAAGTCTGTTCTGCAGTATAAATTTTAAACAGTTTGCATGCAAAAAAACCTGAAAGATTGGAGAATTCTTGGTATTTTCCCCAACAGAAAACAGATACTTCAGAGTGAACAATAACTAAGACTTTGAAATATTAACCGAAAAACTGAAATGGGTGAACTTTAACAAGAAAAATGGTTAAAGTTCAACAGAGGAACATGTTTTTCTCAGTTATTAGTTAGTTAATGGAAGATATTAACATCCTATATTAACATCACATGACAGGACTGGGTGTAATAAATATGTGGACATGGGGTAAAGGAGCACAGTGTCATCACATGCGAAGGGACCTGGGACACCAGTAAGGCAACACTAATTCCAGCTGCTCTCGCTCTCTGGCATCTCTCTACTGCAGGCAGTTTGAACAGAGGACAGTAAGCTGTTAGGACACAAGCTCTTGAATCTTGAGACCTCTGGTCTCGAACATTTCGGGGGGCCCGTTTCAGGACAGTTGAAATGCCGCAAAACAATACTTTGAAAGGGGACCGTGCAAATTCGGAGCTCAGCGGTGAAGAATGGCTGTGTTCCAAGGCTGCAAAGAATCTTGCTCCAGGCTTTTCATCACTGCAATGGAGTCCAGAGCCTTTTGGCAGAGCGGTCTCCACAGGGTCCTGCTTACACATGGAGACTTTGGGTGACCAGTCGGATTTGGCCCCAAAAGTTGAGACCAAGCTGTATCACCGTCGTTGGTTCATGCTGTTTCTCTTCAGTTTTGTCTCAGCAAGCAATGCCTTCATGTGGCTACAGTATGGCATTATTAGCAACATATTCATGCGTTTCTACAACATTGATGCTCTGGCTATTGATTGGTTGGCCATGATTTATCTGCTCACTTACATTCCACTTATTCTGCCCATCCTCTGGTTCTTGGACAACAGGGGCATCCGGGATGTTGTCCTCGTCGGGTCAGCCTTTAACTGCATTGGCGCTTGGATAAAAATCGGTAGTGCCAGTCCAGATACTTTCCCAGTGACCTTTTTTGGCCAGTTTGTGTGCTCAGTAGCCACAGTGTTTATCCTCGGTATTCCTTCATACCTTGcctctgtgtggtttggagagAAAGAAGTTTCCACCGCTTGCTCCATAGGAGTTCTGGGAAACCAGGTTTGTGTGAACTCTGTCAGTATTCagcatctcttttttttttttgccacaggAGGGTCTGTATAGTGAGGTCAGAGCTGTCTGACAGCTGCCTGTAAATTATGCAGGGCAGACTGGATGTCAGGGTCACATACGACTGCTAATCGCTGCACCAATTCACTTTTAAAGGTCGTCCAAATCTTCAAGTTGTGTGCTCTAAATCTGATTTTAAACTAAGTTATAATGTAACTAGTTAAATAAAATTCTAGGCTCAAATGTCTTCTTCGGATTTATTGGAGCTTTGATATCAATGTCATAAGTGATGTCATCCAGCTCTGTGCACAATTACTTCAGTCTACTTTTGCTTCTCAAGAAGGCGACTGAAACTCTTTCGCCTTCGGTCTAAAATGAAACAGCGAGGCCTTATCTTATTTTCctaaatcacacaaaaagaaaacccaaGAAGTCCtctacagacacaaatagaaaacatctgagcagGAGGTCTGAGGTCAGTTGCAGACTCAGGTCATCAGGTTCAGCAAAGCGGGGTATACCATATGTGACATTTTGCAAACTCAGCAAAAAACCTCCCTGGAATAGAGGAGCCTGTTCTAAATAGAATCATTCAAGGCAAATAACAAGTATTAAAACTTTTTAATACGCACTGTGTAAAGTTACAAGGCATGTAGAAGACATGGAAATAATGGGCTAAAAAAGCTaagattttcagtgttttaatttaGTGAAAACTGTTTGTGGCACTTGTTTTCTTCTAATTCTGTTAAATTCTTCCATCGTCCTGCAGCTGGGTATTGCAATCGGGTTCCTTGTGCCTCCTATCCTGGTGCCTAATGTGGACGACATGGATGAGCTGGCTCACCACATCCGAATCATGTTCTACATAACGGCAGGAGTGGCTACTTTACTCTTCGTCCTTGTTGTCTTCGGTAAGGTAATCacgaaaaaataacaaaaatcacaaagatggTACTTTCTTATTTCGTTCCGGTGGTTTCTAGCTACACAGACAGCTTGGGTTATATGTGTAATCTCTTGGTGTCTTCACAGCAAAACCAAATTATTGGGTATATTATGTTGGTTGCACTGAAACCCTTAATACTCATCTTCCGATGGGGGTCAGGGTTTTTGATACAATGCATTTTCAAAGAAAAGAGTTGAAGCCTGTGGTTCATTATTATTTCAAACACGATTTCTAGCTGCTTTGTGCAGCACAAAAGAAACTCTACACAACCTCCACCGTAGTAAAAACTGTGTCCTCAACGCCTCTGCATATAAAATGAAACTTTCCGCATGGCTAGACATCATGAAGCACAGAAGCGTTTTTTTCCCGTCAGGTTTTCGAATTTACATAAAATTGCATGAAAATGATGTTACTGTACCGTGTAACCGAGGATTTTTTGTGAATGGTTAAAGAGTGACATTCGGTGGTGCTTTCGCTCCTGTCTGCTATAAAAGGCTCGGGCATTTTGACATGTATTGTATGAGGTTTTTTCCTACTTCATGCCCGTGGGAATTTCTTATTGAGTAGGCTGACCTCATGAAGGTTTTAATTTACACCAAACTTACACTCTTGACAAGAAGCACCATTCAGTGGACCAAAAAAAGTGCTGACATGGATGCACGTACAACACAAAACCTTAGTTAAAAGGGGACTTTCATAAAAAAAGATATTATTGTAGCACAAGTAAGGTCGTCAGAAGTGTACTGAAATCCATCATAAGTCATTTGAGCTATGGACATAAGAAAAAGAGAACTCAGCACTTTGTGGCAGAAGGAAGTGACATGACAAACAGCATGTGATTGATGAGGAAAAAATGCTTTGCTGTGTCTTTATATATGATTCCCCTTCAAATGTGGCATTTGTTGTGAAACCCAGAATCATGTGCTGTGCCATTTAtggataagataaaataacagTACGAGTGTTTAATCAAAATGCAATAAAtatcttttacttttaaaaacactgacttGCTATAAGGAGAATGTATGAATATGCTGTTTTCCTGCAGCGGGGTAGGGAGGGGCAGGGGGCAACGACGGAGGCTGGCGTTCCTCATAAGCATTCTGCATTCCTAAACACAAAAGGATGCTTGTGAAGGAATTTCCTAGTAGTACCATGCACAGCATTTAGACTGACTATACAGTCAGTGTTAGTGCTTTGGCTATAGTCTGCTGTTGTTAATGAAGCACTATGAAATGCAAACCTCAGCTTATTCAGTGCTTATGTGACTGTTCGGTCAGTCACatggtgtttgtgttcataAGTACGCTACATAATTGACTCTCGCTGTGTCAAATTTGCCTGTGACCCACTAAACAGTTATTTATGGTTCCTAGAGTAAGGTAGGAGGACTCACAATGCC comes from the Astatotilapia calliptera chromosome 15, fAstCal1.2, whole genome shotgun sequence genome and includes:
- the batf gene encoding basic leucine zipper transcriptional factor ATF-like, yielding MAQGSDSNDTSYKSPSPGSRQSSDDPKKVMRREKNRIAAQKSRLRQTQKADSLHLESENLEKENAALRKEVKQLTEEAKYLSSVLSSHEPLCTGLAPQTPDLLYPPHHSSYSTSQKFGVYPNF
- the flvcr2b gene encoding choline/ethanolamine transporter flvcr2b isoform X3, which gives rise to MPQNNTLKGDRANSELSGEEWLCSKAAKNLAPGFSSLQWSPEPFGRAVSTGSCLHMETLGDQSDLAPKVETKLYHRRWFMLFLFSFVSASNAFMWLQYGIISNIFMRFYNIDALAIDWLAMIYLLTYIPLILPILWFLDNRGIRDVVLVGSAFNCIGAWIKIGSASPDTFPVTFFGQFVCSVATVFILGIPSYLASVWFGEKEVSTACSIGVLGNQLGIAIGFLVPPILVPNVDDMDELAHHIRIMFYITAGVATLLFVLVVFVFQERPKIPPTQAQATARSIPPEQYSYIASIRNLLRNKPFMLLVVTYGLNVGCFYAVGTLLNRMIIVHYPGEEVNAGRIGLTIVIAGMVGSLICGVWLDRTKTYKQTTLAVYLLSLVGMIVYAATLSLGHLWVVFITAGVLGFFMTGYLPLGFEFAVELTYPESEGTSSGLLNCSAQVFGIIFTICQGKIIDNYGTLAGNIFLCVFLLIGTIMTALIKSDLRRQNANLQAKAAAERHKSGQDYGATSLISEQQTSSQA
- the flvcr2b gene encoding choline/ethanolamine transporter flvcr2b isoform X4; this encodes MPQNNTLKGDRANSELSGEEWLCSKAAKNLAPGFSSLQWSPEPFGRAVSTGSCLHMETLGDQSDLAPKVETKLYHRRWFMLFLFSFVSASNAFMWLQYGIISNIFMRFYNIDALAIDWLAMIYLLTYIPLILPILWFLDNRGIRDVVLVGSAFNCIGAWIKIGSASPDTFPVTFFGQFVCSVATVFILGIPSYLASVWFGEKEVSTACSIGVLGNQLGIAIGFLVPPILVPNVDDMDELAHHIRIMFYITAGVATLLFVLVVFVFQERPKIPPTQAQATARSIPPEQYSYIASIRNLLRNKPFMLLVVTYGLNVGCFYAVGTLLNRMIIVHYPGEEVNAGRIGLTIVIAGMVGSLICGVWLDRTKTYKQTTLAVYLLSLVGMIVYAATLSLGHLWVVFITAGVLGFFMTGYLPLGFEFAVELTYPESEGTSSGLLNCSAQVFGIIFTICQGKIIDNYGTLAGNIFLCVFLLIGTIMTALIKSDLRRQNANLQAKAADSSEWHNGSLSASSVIIEAKL